In a genomic window of Tripterygium wilfordii isolate XIE 37 chromosome 8, ASM1340144v1, whole genome shotgun sequence:
- the LOC120003712 gene encoding glucan endo-1,3-beta-glucosidase isoform X3, protein MYHSPTFIYPLRTHGQESLLCSFGFNFPRLVTCAPCINPSPRYACVDYIFSLAKLLVKLIKMEDFAFIGVEGAIGINYGTVANNLPQPAQVAQFLLESTIINRVKLFDANPEILKAFAHTGIEVTITIPNDQIPNLTKLSFAQQWLKENIQPFTPSTNIVRILVGNEVLSTANKLFIYSLVPAMQSLHTALVGASLDRRIKVSTPHSLGILSNSSPPSAGKFRQGYDVHVIKPLLSFLRATNSPFLVNPYPFFGFSADTLDYALFRPNIGVFDEITGHNYSNMLDAQLDAVFSAMKLLDFDEIEIVIAETGWPSKGDSSQVGVDAESAAEYNSNLMRHVNSGDGTPLMPNRTFETYIFALFNENLKPGPTCERNFGLFEPDMTPVYNIGVLRPTVAAAANTTHSCFLVMIIAVLSLLMIHKNG, encoded by the coding sequence ATGTATCATTCACCTACCTTCATCTACCCACTTCGCACTCATGGACAAGAATCTCTACTATGCTCTTTTGGCTTCAATTTTCCGCGACTTGTCACTTGTGCTCCTTGCATCAACCCTTCTCCCAGGTATGCTTGTGTtgattatatattttctttagcAAAATTATTAGTAAAACTGATAAAGATGGAGGATTTTGCGTTCATAGGTGTGGAGGGAGCAATTGGAATAAACTACGGAACGGTGGCTAACAACCTTCCTCAACCGGCACAAGTAGCACAGTTTCTCCTGGAATCCACCATCATCAACCGAGTGAAGCTCTTTGATGCTAACCCAGAAATACTAAAAGCCTTTGCACACACTGGAATTGAAGTCACAATTACTATCCCAAACGACCAAATCCCGAACCTCACAAAACTAAGTTTTGCACAACAATGGCTCAAAGAGAACATCCAACCTTTCACACCTTCAACAAACATTGTTCGGATCCTCGTTGGCAACGAAGTGTTGTCAACTGCAAACAAGTTGTTCATATACAGCCTTGTACCAGCTATGCAATCCCTTCACACAGCCCTCGTCGGTGCATCGCTTGACCGAAGAATCAAAGTCTCCACGCCTCACTCGCTTGGCATTTTATCAAACTCAAGTCCACCTTCTGCTGGAAAATTCCGACAAGGCTACGATGTTCATGTCATTAAACCACTACTTAGTTTCCTCAGAGCCACAAACTCTCCTTTCTTGGTGAACCCATATCCATTCTTTGGTTTCTCTGCTGATACACTCGATTATGCTCTGTTCAGGCCCAACATAGGAGTGTTCGACGAAATTACAGGACATAACTACTCTAACATGCTTGATGCACAACTTGATGCAGTCTTTTCTGCAATGAAATTGCTTGATTTTGATGAAATAGAAATTGTAATTGCCGAGACAGGGTGGCCATCGAAGGGAGATTCGTCCCAAGTCGGCGTTGATGCTGAGAGTGCAGCAGAGTACAACAGCAATCTGATGCGACATGTGAACTCTGGAGATGGCACTCCTTTGATGCCTAACCGAACGTTTGAGACGTACATCTTTGCTCTATTCAATGAAAACCTTAAACCTGGACCGACATGCGAGAGGAATTTCGGGTTGTTCGAGCCAGATATGACACCAGTCTACAACATTGGGGTTCTAAGGCCAACGGTAGCTGCTGCTGCCAATACTACCCATTCATGTTTCTTAGTCATGATCATTGCAGTGCTCAGCCTTCTTATGATTCATAAAAATG
- the LOC120003712 gene encoding glucan endo-1,3-beta-glucosidase isoform X4, whose amino-acid sequence MDKNLYYALLASIFRDLSLVLLASTLLPGVEGAIGINYGTVANNLPQPAQVAQFLLESTIINRVKLFDANPEILKAFAHTGIEVTITIPNDQIPNLTKLSFAQQWLKENIQPFTPSTNIVRILVGNEVLSTANKLFIYSLVPAMQSLHTALVGASLDRRIKVSTPHSLGILSNSSPPSAGKFRQGYDVHVIKPLLSFLRATNSPFLVNPYPFFGFSADTLDYALFRPNIGVFDEITGHNYSNMLDAQLDAVFSAMKLLDFDEIEIVIAETGWPSKGDSSQVGVDAESAAEYNSNLMRHVNSGDGTPLMPNRTFETYIFALFNENLKPGPTCERNFGLFEPDMTPVYNIGVLRPTVAAAANTTHSCFLVMIIAVLSLLMIHKNG is encoded by the exons ATGGACAAGAATCTCTACTATGCTCTTTTGGCTTCAATTTTCCGCGACTTGTCACTTGTGCTCCTTGCATCAACCCTTCTCCCAG GTGTGGAGGGAGCAATTGGAATAAACTACGGAACGGTGGCTAACAACCTTCCTCAACCGGCACAAGTAGCACAGTTTCTCCTGGAATCCACCATCATCAACCGAGTGAAGCTCTTTGATGCTAACCCAGAAATACTAAAAGCCTTTGCACACACTGGAATTGAAGTCACAATTACTATCCCAAACGACCAAATCCCGAACCTCACAAAACTAAGTTTTGCACAACAATGGCTCAAAGAGAACATCCAACCTTTCACACCTTCAACAAACATTGTTCGGATCCTCGTTGGCAACGAAGTGTTGTCAACTGCAAACAAGTTGTTCATATACAGCCTTGTACCAGCTATGCAATCCCTTCACACAGCCCTCGTCGGTGCATCGCTTGACCGAAGAATCAAAGTCTCCACGCCTCACTCGCTTGGCATTTTATCAAACTCAAGTCCACCTTCTGCTGGAAAATTCCGACAAGGCTACGATGTTCATGTCATTAAACCACTACTTAGTTTCCTCAGAGCCACAAACTCTCCTTTCTTGGTGAACCCATATCCATTCTTTGGTTTCTCTGCTGATACACTCGATTATGCTCTGTTCAGGCCCAACATAGGAGTGTTCGACGAAATTACAGGACATAACTACTCTAACATGCTTGATGCACAACTTGATGCAGTCTTTTCTGCAATGAAATTGCTTGATTTTGATGAAATAGAAATTGTAATTGCCGAGACAGGGTGGCCATCGAAGGGAGATTCGTCCCAAGTCGGCGTTGATGCTGAGAGTGCAGCAGAGTACAACAGCAATCTGATGCGACATGTGAACTCTGGAGATGGCACTCCTTTGATGCCTAACCGAACGTTTGAGACGTACATCTTTGCTCTATTCAATGAAAACCTTAAACCTGGACCGACATGCGAGAGGAATTTCGGGTTGTTCGAGCCAGATATGACACCAGTCTACAACATTGGGGTTCTAAGGCCAACGGTAGCTGCTGCTGCCAATACTACCCATTCATGTTTCTTAGTCATGATCATTGCAGTGCTCAGCCTTCTTATGATTCATAAAAATG